A genomic window from Candidatus Bathyarchaeota archaeon includes:
- a CDS encoding 50S ribosomal protein L15e → MAYKYIAEAWKNPDKTYVKELMWQRAITWRKEHAIIRIERPTRLDRARNLGYKAKQGIIMARVRVRRSGFRKTRPTGGRRQKRLGVNKFKVGKNMRLIAEERAARKFPNLEVLNSYWVWEDGRFKWYEVIMVDPVVLPDHPISSQTRRVFRGLTSAGKQARGLHNRGRGAEKVRPSKKAILRIRNKHPRK, encoded by the coding sequence ATGGCATACAAGTATATTGCAGAGGCTTGGAAAAATCCCGATAAAACCTATGTGAAAGAGTTAATGTGGCAAAGAGCCATAACTTGGCGTAAAGAACACGCTATTATAAGAATTGAAAGACCAACCAGACTAGATCGTGCACGAAACCTTGGATACAAAGCCAAACAAGGAATAATTATGGCTAGAGTCAGGGTTAGACGCTCTGGTTTTCGAAAAACACGACCAACTGGTGGTCGCCGACAAAAACGTTTGGGTGTAAACAAATTTAAAGTCGGCAAAAACATGCGACTAATAGCCGAAGAACGTGCTGCAAGAAAATTCCCTAATCTAGAAGTATTGAATTCTTATTGGGTCTGGGAAGATGGGCGCTTCAAATGGTACGAAGTAATCATGGTTGACCCCGTTGTTTTGCCTGATCATCCAATATCAAGTCAAACACGACGTGTGTTCCGTGGATTAACTAGCGCAGGTAAACAAGCTCGTGGGCTTCATAACCGTGGACGAGGCGCAGAAAAAGTCCGACCTAGCAAAAAAGCTATTCTGCGAATCAGAAACAAGCATCCCCGTAAATAA
- a CDS encoding TIGR00289 family protein — MQLAALVSGGKDSVLALYKAQQMGHEIKVLGTMVPKRSDSYMFHYPNIHITDYLAEALEIPLVKAKTSGIKEKELEDLKKLIASLDVDGLVTGAIASVYQKKRIDNICDELGLKSIAPLWHQEPLGLMNELVSLRFKVIIVGVSAQGLDQTWLGQEINQETLQKFVELNKKYQISLVGEGGEYESLVLDGPIYKKSIEIVESEIDYKNDSGVLIIKKAKLVDKS, encoded by the coding sequence ATGCAATTAGCAGCACTAGTCAGTGGTGGAAAGGATTCAGTCTTAGCTCTTTACAAAGCTCAACAGATGGGACACGAAATCAAAGTTCTGGGCACAATGGTTCCCAAACGTTCAGACAGTTACATGTTTCATTATCCAAACATCCACATTACTGATTATCTTGCTGAAGCATTAGAAATTCCGTTGGTTAAAGCAAAAACTTCTGGAATAAAAGAAAAAGAACTAGAAGACCTCAAAAAACTAATTGCATCCCTTGACGTGGACGGTCTGGTGACGGGTGCAATTGCCTCAGTTTATCAGAAAAAAAGAATTGACAACATATGTGACGAGTTGGGGTTAAAATCCATTGCTCCGCTGTGGCACCAAGAACCGTTAGGTTTGATGAATGAACTAGTTTCTCTCAGATTCAAAGTCATAATTGTAGGCGTGTCAGCTCAAGGTTTAGACCAAACATGGCTGGGACAAGAAATCAACCAAGAAACACTGCAAAAGTTTGTGGAACTAAACAAAAAATACCAAATCTCTTTGGTAGGCGAAGGCGGTGAATACGAGTCATTAGTTTTGGATGGTCCTATTTACAAAAAAAGTATCGAAATAGTAGAAAGTGAAATCGACTATAAAAATGACAGCGGCGTTTTAATAATAAAAAAAGCAAAACTAGTAGATAAATCCTGA
- a CDS encoding NAD(P)/FAD-dependent oxidoreductase, with translation MNKFDVIVVGAGTGGCLTAKTLANAGLTVCMIDRKEEKNIGDKVCGDAIGKHHFDNIGIAYPSGAELDQVIEGIKVYSPDLETEVNVKGEGVHGYLVNRLLFGQRLVKETKESGVTLMDQTVVIDPIVENNFVVGVSAKNLKTDQKMEIRAKVVVDASGHAAVLRKKLPAEFGIQNDIKDEDIEICYREIREIKEPIADPGFCKIYLDLNKVPGGYYWVFPKSPTTINVGLGVAMKEGFLNPKDLYNDVISSMPLFNDSKVLTGGGGLVPTRSPISPMVGNGIIIIGDAACQVNPIHGGGIGSSMMGGVKAAEVIIEALEKGDVSREQMWPYTGMFMVAYGAKQAGLDLFRLFLQSLTNEEMNYGMSHHLITDDDLLKASMGEDLKLNITEKTSRLFKGLGCLSLLMKLNSTAKLMKEVKHLYRNYPDSPDGLAEWQSKVNQVFEKAKNL, from the coding sequence TTGAACAAATTTGACGTTATAGTTGTTGGGGCTGGAACCGGGGGATGTTTAACAGCCAAAACTCTTGCAAACGCAGGCCTAACGGTATGTATGATAGATCGCAAAGAAGAAAAAAACATAGGCGACAAGGTCTGTGGAGACGCAATCGGCAAACATCATTTTGATAACATAGGAATTGCTTATCCTTCGGGAGCAGAACTTGACCAAGTAATCGAAGGCATAAAAGTTTACTCACCTGACCTGGAAACAGAAGTAAACGTCAAAGGCGAAGGCGTCCATGGATACCTAGTTAACCGTTTACTTTTTGGTCAAAGACTGGTAAAAGAAACAAAAGAAAGTGGCGTGACCCTGATGGATCAGACAGTTGTCATTGATCCGATCGTAGAAAACAATTTCGTGGTTGGAGTTTCAGCAAAAAACCTCAAAACTGACCAAAAAATGGAAATACGCGCCAAAGTTGTTGTCGACGCAAGTGGACATGCAGCTGTTCTACGCAAAAAACTTCCTGCAGAATTTGGCATACAAAACGACATTAAAGACGAAGATATAGAAATTTGTTACCGGGAAATTAGAGAAATAAAAGAGCCAATTGCAGACCCTGGGTTCTGTAAAATTTACCTTGACTTGAATAAGGTTCCAGGTGGATATTACTGGGTTTTCCCTAAAAGCCCAACTACAATTAACGTGGGCCTGGGCGTAGCCATGAAAGAAGGGTTCCTAAATCCCAAAGACCTTTACAATGATGTGATTTCATCAATGCCCCTGTTTAACGACTCAAAAGTCTTAACAGGTGGTGGAGGTCTGGTTCCAACCCGAAGTCCAATAAGCCCAATGGTTGGAAACGGAATAATCATTATCGGCGACGCAGCATGCCAAGTTAACCCCATCCACGGAGGTGGAATTGGTTCATCAATGATGGGGGGCGTCAAAGCAGCAGAAGTCATAATCGAAGCGTTAGAAAAAGGTGACGTGAGCCGCGAACAAATGTGGCCTTACACTGGCATGTTCATGGTAGCATATGGCGCCAAACAAGCAGGACTTGACTTGTTCCGTTTGTTTCTTCAAAGTTTAACTAACGAAGAAATGAACTACGGAATGAGCCACCACCTAATCACTGACGATGATTTGCTCAAAGCCAGCATGGGTGAAGACTTAAAACTTAACATAACTGAAAAAACAAGCAGGCTCTTTAAGGGACTTGGATGTTTATCGCTTTTGATGAAATTGAATTCTACCGCTAAACTCATGAAAGAAGTTAAACATCTTTACAGGAACTACCCTGATTCCCCGGACGGCTTAGCAGAATGGCAATCCAAAGTTAATCAGGTGTTCGAAAAAGCAAAGAACCTGTAA
- a CDS encoding tyrosine-type recombinase/integrase, translating to MLNTLQNNENIVFPKVAKNTRTNSFRNRMKNLARQHNNPRFLKIYVHTFRHCKALREYHRTRLLTHVKKIMGHRSVLTTMRYVEVYEQIYGVSTKGISNSNCFNKQERIEFINDGGIWFKQMERNGISANRNRLCNIGVNLRNVDLIKVYSIVLLFVNCFWLPKIMIFF from the coding sequence ATGCTCAACACTTTACAAAATAATGAAAACATCGTATTTCCCAAAGTAGCAAAAAACACAAGAACCAACTCTTTCAGAAACAGAATGAAAAATCTGGCACGACAACACAATAACCCAAGATTCCTAAAAATTTATGTGCATACATTTCGTCATTGTAAAGCCCTTAGAGAATACCACCGGACAAGACTTCTTACCCATGTTAAAAAAATAATGGGACACCGAAGCGTCTTAACTACAATGCGATATGTAGAAGTCTATGAGCAGATATATGGGGTAAGCACTAAAGGAATTTCTAACTCAAATTGCTTCAACAAACAGGAACGAATTGAATTCATTAATGATGGTGGGATTTGGTTCAAACAGATGGAGAGGAATGGTATTTCCGCAAACCGAAATAGATTGTGCAACATAGGAGTAAACTTGCGAAACGTGGACTTAATTAAAGTTTATTCAATTGTTTTGCTGTTTGTAAATTGTTTTTGGCTTCCAAAAATAATGATATTCTTTTAA